The Dermacentor andersoni chromosome 1, qqDerAnde1_hic_scaffold, whole genome shotgun sequence genomic interval aatttcaaacctaaattgttgccttcctgtccacagatattagccagacgttgcaaatcactttgcttgttagcgagcaacacaatctcgtccgcataaaataaacctgggagttgctgctctattactgtacctgcctgtttgtatgagagattaaacccgatattacttccttggCTCTTGGCTTCTCGTACACCACGTGTGGAGGAGCACTTAACGGAACCTAAAATGCGCCCCGAACACGTGTCGGTGCAATCACAGTACAGGCACAAAGCAATCTCATGATGGGTCTCCACATGCAATGAAGACTaaaggcaggttgcgaacgtagttcccgcgcctactagagCGCCCcttgcggcggcgagcgcggatcTGGCTGGATACGACCAGATTCCGCTCGGAAAGCGTGTCTGTGCAagtgtttcgcgcgtagctgcaGCTTTTCTGAGCAATGCAGAAGTGCAACACGAAttgttgcgtagtgggctgcaacagcacgtacagcaACTCACCACGAACAAAGTTTTACCGGTTTccgagccgaccgtatgaagcagaacggcgtcaacgctggatcgcgctcgtccgacggcGGAGGTAAGCTGTTTGATGTTCTGGCGTTATGTCAAGTGAGTTAACGCTGAATCGGTTGCTTTTACAGAGATGATGGCAGCAATTGGACACCTGCAGCACATagcaggatatgcagcaaacattTCGTCGGTGGCACGAAAGCTAACAAAGAAGGCCACCCCGCTTACTTCCCCTCAATATTTCCCGCTGCGTACAAGACATCGACTGGGCCTGTGTCAAGTGACCGTTACGCGAGGTAGAGTATATATTAGATTTGCCCTCAGCTTGAGGTAGTGTGACTAGCCCTTTGAGGGTCgatgccgtaaatatacggcaccgcGAACAGGTCCGAAAGTGAtctatttacggcgccgtctgtacgtttaaaacgcgggctaatttcctaactttttcttgcctggcatgtgctgccactatgtgggaatacatggAATTCTTTCctcgcgtctctctctctcggttttcgttttataggtgttttttttttcttttttggagcgaCTGTTATCGCTCGCGCATgcgccaattttttttaaattcttataACTTTATttgctatttttattgtttttcatgaataaacagtacatatatgcCAACGCAAAACacatttttctcactttacggtcaccctagaaaaattacggcaaatttttttttttcgaaataggtccctctgaagaatttaaatgtgcaataaaaaaatcgaccctcggTGGTCGCatctggcgaaaaaaatcgaccctcaaagggctAATGCCAATTGATTTTTTGCGTTGAGTAGATTTTGTTGCGTGGTCGCGGTGCTTCAGTGAACCAATATTGTTTGGATGTGTTATAACGCTTGTTTtgccagaaaaagaaagcgccagGAGCAAAAGATAGAGGAGGCAGGACAGATACCCAGTTCTGACAGTCAAGAAACAGGGTGTGTCACAAACCCCGAACCACAGATTTCGGACAGCCCGCCTTACAGTGACAACTTAAGTGCGTCCGCCTGCAACCAGTCTGCAGATGACGTACATCGTTTCGATGTAAGCTAAAGTCGACAACGTATAACTTGTGCCTTTCGTTGCATTTAATGTGACTGATGTACTAAGCTGGTTTTAAATGCTTGTTTCAGGCCTCAACAATGACGGAAGGCGGCAGCGCTACTTTCAGCATGAACTTCACATTTATATCAGAGTTGTGCGATGGAAATGCGTCATCCTACATCAGTCATAAAGCAGTGAGCAGCACAGGCTTGGGCAGCTCATGCAGTCCAGGCTTTTCATACAAAAGCACTGGGCTGGCGTGCAAAGAGCCTTTCTTCGCAGGGTTCAGATCTGTTCAGCATGATGAAAACGCCTTTCATGCGTTTACAGCAAttgatttttctttatttgctctgCTGTTAAGCATACCGCCACCTGCTCCAAAAAAGTTGAATGAGCTGTCTATTGAAGACAAGATTCTGTTATTTTTGATCAAACTTAAGCATGGGCTTCCATTCTCTTTTCTCAGTGTTCTTTTTGGCATCCACAAAACAACAGCGTCTCGTATCTTCAAGGGTCTACTTGTTAACATCCATGCTGCTACAAGGAAATGGCTATACTGGCCATCACAAGCAGCTGTTCTGGCCACTTTACCTGCATGCTTCAAACTGCACTATCCGAAATGCAGAGTTGTCATAGATTGCACCGAACTTGAAACTGAAGTGCCTCCAGGAATTGAAAACCAAAACATGTGGTATTCGGACTACAAAGGAAGGCACACAATCAAGTACCTTGTTGGAATAGCTCCGAGTGGGCTTATCACTTTTCTTTCAAAGGGGTTTGGAGGTAGAACGAGTGATGGAACGCTAACTGTTGAATCAGGTTTTTTGTCCCTTCTTGAACCAGGAGATGTCGTCTTAGCCGATAAAGGATTTCCAGGCATAAAAACAGGTGTTGGCGCGCAGGATGCAACGTTGGTGATGCCACCTTTTGCTACCAGCCCACAATTCACGGAGTCTGAAGCGGATGCCACATATGAAACCGCCTCCGTGCGCATTCATGTAGAAAGACTGATTCAGAGGCTCAAAATTTATGATATCATTACACGCAGGATACCACACGAGCTGACTGGCTATGCTGATGAGATTCCTCACGTGCTAGCAGTGCTAACAAACCTGAAGAAACCTATTTTTGCCAAACTACAGAAATAATAAAGCAGGAAAAAGGGGAAAAAGTTGATGGCACAATTTTCATATAGACACAAAGGCTTAAAATGACGAGCTTTACTGCACCATATAAGACTCTACATGTCTGTATAAAATGTATCAAatgtgtaaaaataaataatgttATTAAAAGGCACTGTTGTCTATGTTCTATACTGGGAATGCGATGGCGTGGCACTTGTAACTAATATATTACCTATGCTCTTGGGCAATGCTAAAAATGTAAACACCTCAGATGTCGGCACATTCATGCAATGCTCTGAGAAAGTGCTCAAAATAGAAGTTTCGCAGCTTGGGCACTGCCGACGACAGGAACGCATCGTCTCTTATTACTTTGATAGTGAGCGAGTCCACTTCTGTGTGTATGTAAAAGTAACAGTACTCCAAACCGAGCACGTGCAAGCACACTTGTACTTGTGTGAAGTAAGAATGGCTGCGTCTCAAATCCAGAATGTCTTGACCGCACAGATATTTCAGCAGTGGCCTCTTGGTCAAGCTCTGTTGCCGTCTTGAAAACGGACACTTGATTTCCAGTAGCACTGCGCTGCCGTCTTCATCCCTGAAAGTTTGAGTTTCTATTGGAAAGAATAACCCGATAAAAGTGGTTACCTGAAAATGCCGTCGGGGGAGCACGCAAACCACGGCTCTCCAGGACAAACTACCAGGCCGAATTGGGCGACATTCACGTTGCGCTTCTTTTCAAACGCCTTACGAGCTGATGGCTCCTTCAACAGTCTGTACTGCACCTCGTAGCCTATGTCGGGCACCTCGGTAACAATGGTCTTTGCACGCTCATAGAGGTTGTTACGGCAGGTAAGAATCCTGTGAGCCTGCAGAAGAGAAGGCAAGGAAAAACCACGTTCGTATCAGAGTAATGAGTCTGTTTAAGGGTAAGGAAATTGGACCAACTGCTAGGTACTTCTCCGTACTTTTGTCGCAGTAATTCTAGGAAACCTCTCATTAGCCCAAAGACGACGGTCAAGCGCCGTCCTAGCAGACAGGTCAGGTGCATCTTCAGGCGGCACAGCGACGTGGCGCTGGTATACTCGTAGCTCCGGTCCTGACAACCTATGGGAGGCATTGCAAGTCAGACACTACAGAAGTTACCACAACTTTATTGTGTTTAAATTAGGTTCTTTAAGAGAAGAAAAAGATATAAAACTTAATTACTGTACATCGGAATACAAACCTCTCGAGGAAGTTAATTCGTTTAAGAAGTAGCTTGTTTCCACACTGTACcacagtaaagctgtggaactctttcccagtcctgtcccattcaaacagcgccagggcttgctgagagctacgaggaggggttacagctggctcagctggcatacacccttctgcggccagca includes:
- the LOC126516641 gene encoding uncharacterized protein translates to MTEGGSATFSMNFTFISELCDGNASSYISHKAVSSTGLGSSCSPGFSYKSTGLACKEPFFAGFRSVQHDENAFHAFTAIDFSLFALLLSIPPPAPKKLNELSIEDKILLFLIKLKHGLPFSFLSVLFGIHKTTASRIFKGLLVNIHAATRKWLYWPSQAAVLATLPACFKLHYPKCRVVIDCTELETEVPPGIENQNMWYSDYKGRHTIKYLVGIAPSGLITFLSKGFGGRTSDGTLTVESGFLSLLEPGDVVLADKGFPGIKTGVGAQDATLVMPPFATSPQFTESEADATYETASVRIHVERLIQRLKIYDIITRRIPHELTGYADEIPHVLAVLTNLKKPIFAKLQK